Below is a genomic region from Jiangella gansuensis DSM 44835.
GAGTTTCGCGCTTTGTAAGAATCACGCCAGCCGGTCACTCCTACGGTCGGGAGTGTGAACCGAACCCACGTGCTCGTGGTCGCGAAGGAGCCGATTCCCGGCCGGGTGAAGACCCGGCTCTGCCCGCCACTCGACCCTGCCGAAGCCGCGAGGGTCGCCGCGGCGGCACTGGCCGACACCTTGGACGCCGTCGCGCGATGCGGTGCGGACCGGCGCGTCGTCGCCCTCGACGGCCGGCCCGGACCGTGGCTGCCCGCCGGCTTCGAGGTGGTCCCTCAGGTCCGCGGCCCGCTCGGAGTACGGCTCGCCGCGGCGTGGCGCCGCGTCGGCGGCCCGGGCGTGCAGATCGGCATGGACACCCCGCAGGTGACACCGTCGTTGCTGGACGACGCACTGGGTCTGCTCACCGGCGGCGACTCGCGTACCGCGCTACTGGGGCCGGCCGAGGACGGCGGATGGTGGGCGCTCGGTCTGCACCGCTGGTGGCCGGGCCTCTTCGACGGGGTTCCCATGAGCACGGCGCACACCGGCGCCCGGCAGGCGGACCGGCTGCGCTCACGAGGCCTCACCGTGACGGCGCTCCCGATGTTGCGCGACATCGACACGGCCGCCGACGCGGTCGCGGTGGCCGACGCCGCGCCCGGCTTGCGGACCGCCGGTGTGGTGCGTGCGCTGCTGGCCGGGCCGGTGGCGCGGTGAACCTGC
It encodes:
- a CDS encoding TIGR04282 family arsenosugar biosynthesis glycosyltransferase, translating into MNRTHVLVVAKEPIPGRVKTRLCPPLDPAEAARVAAAALADTLDAVARCGADRRVVALDGRPGPWLPAGFEVVPQVRGPLGVRLAAAWRRVGGPGVQIGMDTPQVTPSLLDDALGLLTGGDSRTALLGPAEDGGWWALGLHRWWPGLFDGVPMSTAHTGARQADRLRSRGLTVTALPMLRDIDTAADAVAVADAAPGLRTAGVVRALLAGPVAR